Genomic DNA from Triticum dicoccoides isolate Atlit2015 ecotype Zavitan chromosome 4B, WEW_v2.0, whole genome shotgun sequence:
GGACGTCATGTGTGCATGATGCATGCGTACCCCGATGAAGTAGTCCTTGACGAGCAGGGAGTAGACGCTCCAGATGCCTCCGTTGAGGAAGAGGAAGGACAGGGAGAAGGGCATGTACTCCACGCTCCGGGTCTTCACCACTGTCCTCTGCGGCCAAGTTTTCAGTCGCTCAATTGTAACATACTGCCAGTGAGTGCATTTGAGTAATCGAGTACGTGGCAAACAAAAAAACGTTATTTTTTTTCTCCCGAGAGGCTTGAGTGCGATGAGAAACCGAACCAGTTAAGGCATCTGAAACACGCATTAATGGTCACCACCGACCAGCTGTGGCCTGCGGGGTGATCATGTCACGTCGTTACATACGAATACGGATAGACTGTGTGTCATGACTCACTCCGCACATGATGAGACTTAAAGCATCTACAACAAACGCGTGAAGTAAAATTGTTTTTTAGCGGTGATGGCAAAATAGCGGTGACGGCAAAATAGCGCTCGCGGAAAGCGATTGTGCGCGCGCAGCAACTGGCGCGGTAGATTTGGCGTGCCGCTTCGCGCGTCTATAAAATCCGGCGCTCGCCACGCGTCCTTTCCCTCGCCACCTCGCCGCTTTCTGTCTTTCTCGCCGCTTTCCCCGCCACCAccgtgccaccatgccgccgcaCCACCGGGGTtcttcgggctaccgcggcgtccacgagcgccccaacggctggtactccgccgagatccggtccggcgacgtccggctcggcctcgACTCGTTCCGGACAGCGCACGAggcggcccgcgcgtacgacgcggcggcgtggcgcttggAGAGGCCCCCGTCGCAGATGAATTTCTGGGACGTCTTCACGCGCGAGCAGGCGCAACGCGTCGCCCCTCCGCCTCGTCTCATCACGGACAAGGAGCATGCGGACCACGTTCggctgcagcgccgcctcctcgtcgctgaggaggacgagcgagccatggcggagtggcgcccgcgccacccggaggacgtcaccGCTGAGAACGCCTTCTGGGCagagaggacggcaaggcgccgcgCGAAGCGTGCCGACAGGCGTCGGCGCAAGGCACTGGCCTTATGGCAGTGCGATATCGTCGAGAACGGCGGGCAGTCGATCTTCTCCCCCAACGATCCACGTTGGGATGACATGTGGCTCGATACCTCGGACGACACTaccgaggatgatgatgatgatgatgacggttggGAGTCACCGTAGTTTTTTCTATCTAGTTGCACCGTAtttctatctatctatgctttgGAACTATGTAAAATATCGTTGTATCCTTTTTTATCTATGTTATGAACTATGTATCTTTTTTTAACGATGCAAAGTTTTCTAAAAAAATGTTTGTGCGAAAGCGCGCGCTGTGCATTTTAGCGCGTCTCCCTGAGCTACGCGCGTGTTGTATTTTAGCGCGGCCGCTGTAGccagcgctgcgcgccgcgccaaatCTGTCGAAGGGCGCGCTGTAAACCAGAATTTAGCGCGCCACGCGTTTGacgcttgttggagatgctcttaactcCAAATTAATGCAAGTCCAGGAATCAAAATCTAGATATGCATTTTGATGGGGAATAAAAATCTAGAATGAAGGCATAGACTATTAGAATCCAAGACTGGCACCATAAAGGCAAGTTATCAAGCTGACGCCTCCAAATATCCGCAAATACGTTTGAACGTGTATGACGGACATCCTGTTGGGCACCACGCCATCCAACCATGTTCCCTAAATATCCATCCATTTCAAACAGTTTAAACATGGATTACTAATAAAATTACatgcaaaatactccctccgttcctaaatataagtctttttagagatttcactatgactatatacgaatgtatatagatgcatcttaagtgtagattcattcattttgctttgtatgtagtccatctagtagaatctctataaatacttatatttaggaacggagggagcagGTGAGAAGTCTTGTTCTATTCAAGGGCGATTTGATGCGTGCTCAAGCGAAGCTTTAACTTTTATTACTTCTTCTGCTATAAATCGAAGAAAACGACATCAGACCAACACCTACTGCTTCATGACAGATTTGGGAGAGTTACACCTACTGCTATAAATCGAAGAAAACACTGACATTTTGCTAAAAGTACACAGTTTTAAATTGCGATTCAGATTTGGGAGAGTGTGGTTTTAGGTGACCCAGACTTCCAAAATCTCAGACATTTGAGAATTGAAATATATGATGGGAAATGACTTTGTCCTAGTTAAAGTTACTTCTGCttctccccgcaaaaaaaaattacTTCTGTTTGAAAGGAAACGCTACCGTGAGAGAGACAGTtttcgaaaagaaaagaaaaaggcaagATTTTCGTGGTGGTAGAAGTGAAGAGATAATCGAGCTTGTTACTAACCATTGCGGCCATGGGTGCAGCATACATTGCGATGGTGAGAGCGGAGCAGAGAACCCCCACCGCGAACAGCCGGACGGCGCCGTGCAGCGCCACCAGCCCCACCAGGACGACCGCGGCAAAGAAGCAGATGTTCACGCCCACCACCACCttggccatcttcacctgcaaattAGTTATCCAAAGTTCAGATCCGTCCGGGTTCCATCTGTCCATGACGAGAGCGCCGCAGCAGCGCTACTAGCTGAAAATGGGATTGTGTAGGGCGCAGACTGATGGACGCACCTTGGTGTCCCTGGGGGCATAGGCGAGGTAGAGAGCGACGTAGGTGGCCTGCAGAGCGGCGCCGGCGGCGTTGACGGTgatgaggaggaggccgccgggctTGAGGAGGCCATAGAAGGCCCAGAGGGAGGTGTAGAGGAGGGTGGTGACGTACGGCAGCCACCGGAATTCCTCCGTGCTCTTGTTCCGCACGACCCTCCGGAAAGTCGCACTGAATCATGCAAGCAAAACACAGACAGCATCAGCATCAGCTTCTGGATGCATCTTTCtgatgatgcagaggctggggtaaatctcctttttttataaaaaaaaatcaGCTTCTGAATCGCGCAAGAATTGGTAAACCACGagcgcttatatatatatatatatatagtcggaGCAGAGCGCTCATATAAAGTGGATTTCCCGTCTAAGGAGGATCAGATGAGGATTCTCAAGTTCGGTATGAACAGGGTCACAGGTACTAGTTTTGTGCTGGAATTCGATGAGTGGAAAAAGAAAGAGCCACAGGGCACGCCTTTAACTCAGATTTGGGTTCGTTTCTCTGGTGCCCCGTCTGCTCCTTTGGATAGCTTCTTGGTGACCTGGAGTCTGGGGTCTTTGATTGGCAGGACTGAGCAGGTGGATATGCAGTTCACTCGGGCTCATGGGGTGGCACGGCTGCTGGTCAGTGTCGCCAATATTCAGTTCTTGCCAGACGTGGTGCCTTGGACTTACGCAGGTGTTTTATATCAGTTGAATGTTGAGTATGAGGATCCTGATCTTttcaatgagtttgaggatgataatCCCATGGATACTTCTGAGGGAGGAGGGGGTTCAGGGAACCAGGATGATATTGCAAAGAGTAATGATGACAAGGCTATGGGACCGTCGGGGTCGTCGGATAATGCTGACTCCGCCCCTGTTGGGCCGTCTAGCACAGTTCCGACTACCAATCTTCAGCTGGGTTCTATTGGGGCGTTCTCGGCGCCGCCGAGGTTGTCATGTGACAGGGTTGGTTCTGCGAGCCCGGTGCTCAGTTTGCGTGTGGCGAGGTCTGTTGAGGACGAAGGTGCTGCGGGGCAGGAGGTCCCGCCCTCGGTTCCTGTTTCTCCCTCGGCTATGGCTGTGGTGGCTGAGCCGGTGGTCGCGGGGGGAGTTGTCGAGCAGGAGGCTCGGCCCTCCGGGTCTTTGACGCTGGCGGTGCCGAGGGGCGGCGTGGCCCCTTTGGTGAGGTCGTCGGCTTGCGGGGGAACGGGCGCGCAGGAGGCCGTCGTTTCCCCTTCTGCTGCTCTGGAGGGCGGGCAGGCTGGTGTGGTCGCTGCGGCATCGGATTCCCTGGATCGCGCTAGGACGAGTTCACCGGGCTCGGGCATCGGCGAGATGGCCGTCGATAGGCCCTGGGAGCTCTCATCGTCTTTGGATGTTGCTCCGGTGGCCCCGGCGCTGGTCACCACTGCTGGGGGACGGGCAGGAGGCTCTTTCCCCAGCGCTGCTTCTCGCGAGGAGGTCATCGCTTTCGATGGGATCCCGGATCCTGTCTCTGCAGGGAGACGGGTCAGCGGGAGACTGCAGGAGCACCCGgatgttgatgacatgcagctCAGGTGCGCGTTGAGGGCGGCCAAGTTGCGGGACGTCGAGCTTTCTACTGGTATGTCTGTTAACAAGTCTAATTCTATTATGCATTTTACCAATGATGAGATTGTGCAAAATGCCAACCAATTAGGAGTATCTCTTGGTAATAATGATCTAGAGATTTCTAAGTCTGTTAACGATATGCTAGATTTGGAAGCTGACCGAGCGTTAGATTTGATTTGTAACATAGCTGCAGTTAGACCGATGAATGAGTCGGAGATTGATGCGCTTGGGGTTAGGGTTCTTGATGGCTTGTGTCCTGATCTTGACCCTGCGGTACAGGagacggaggaggaggatgagtatcCCTCCCGGGATACTACTAACCTTGAAGTTGAGTCTTTGGCCATAGAGGCTCATTCCGAGCGTGCCGATCCTTCTGATGTTTGCATTAAGCCTAAGAGGACCTGGAAACGGAAGGTTTACCCGGTGTCGGCtgtgcgtagaagtgctaggatccgtacctccaaaaaatttcatgatgaaatatgagaggCATCTTTTGGAACAGCAGAGGtcttaaagacttggctaaaagacggTTTCTAGCAGAGGCTTCTCTTGAACATCATTTAGATTTTATTGCTTTATCCGAGACTGGACGAGGTAATTTTTCCCCACAATTTCTTAGTACCTTATCTGGGGGGGGGGGTAGATTTTGACTGGCACTGCCTCccacctcgaggaagatccggtggGGTTTTACTCGGGGTTAAGTGCGAAACGTTGGAGGTTCGGAGTGTAGTGTTGGGTGAGTTTGCGGTCAAGTTTCGGGTAAGAACTAAAGCAGATGGTTTTGATTGGGCTTTGGTGGCAGTCTATGGGGCTGCGCAACCCGAACTCAAACCAGATTTCTTGGCTGATTTGGTCCGTGTTTGCGGTCATGAGCAACTACCCGTCTTAGTGGGGGGTGATTTCAACATTATTCGAAGAAAGgaggaaaagaataatgacaactttgacggcagatggtcgtttatgttcaatactatcatagaaagcttggatctcagagagatagagctttcgggtaggaaattcacttgggcAAACTCGCTACCGGTTCCGACTTTTGAGAAGCTTGATCGTGTTTTGGCGAGCGTCgattgggaacagaagtttcctctGGTAACGGTGCAGGCGTTGACACGAGGTATCTCGGATCACACACCGCTACTAGTCGACTCAGGGGCTCAAACTAATATGGGTAATAAGAATATTTTCTCCTTCgaacttgcttggtttgaaagagaaggtttcATTGAGTTGTTAGCTAGAGAGTGGGCTAAAGACTCGGGGGGAAGGTCACCCATTGAGCGGTGGCAATGCAAGATTCGTCATCTGCGAAGGTTCCTTCGTGGATGGGCTAAGCATACGAATGGAATTTATAAGGCGGAGAAGGAAAGGCTCCTTATGATTATTCATTCCCTTGAGTTAAAAGCTGAAACCTCTATTTTAGATACCAGCGAGTTGGAGTCTAAAGTGGAGGCTGAGTTAAGGCTGAAAGAGCTTCTCCGCGAGGAGGAATTGAAATGGGCTTTGAGAGCTAAGGTTCATAAGGTTGTCCAAGGAGAggataacactcaattctttcatatgattgctaaTGGAAAGCATTGTAAGAAGAGAATTTTTCAATTAGAACAAGATGAAGGGACGATAGTTGGTCAGGAAAACCTGAAAGTTTACATTACCAACtattataagcagttgtttggccctccagaagagagtttTGTGTCCTTGGATGAGTCAAGAGTTGAGGATGTTCCCCAACTTGAGACGGAAGAGAATGAGATTTTGACTGCTCCTTTCACGAAGAaggaggtgtttgaggccattgcacaaatgaaaaacaataaagcgccaggaccagatgggtttccggcggagttCTACAAAAAGTGCTGGCATTTTATTAAAGGTGACCTGTTGCCGATGTTTCATGAGTTGTTCACTAGTCAGCTTCATTTGTTCAAGctcaattttggaacgataactcttATTTCTAAGAAGACAGAGGCTATTCGCATTGAGCAGTTCAGACCCATATGTTTGCTTAAtgtcagtttcaaaattttcaccaaggttgggacgaaCCGTCTCACGTAGATTGTGCATTCAATTGTGCAACCGTCCCAGACCGCTTTCATGCCGgatagaaatatccttgaaggggtggtcgtcttgcatgaaacgctccatgaaatccactcaaaaaaacttgatggtgtggtttttaaagtggattttgaaaaatcatacgataaagttaaatggcctttccttcaacaggcgTTGCGTATGAAAGGATTTGACAAGGCCTGGTGAGACCAGATCGagtcctttacgcaaaaagggagtgtagggattaaagtgaatgatgatataggtcactatttccagacacacaaaggaCTAAGGCAGGGTGATCCCATGTCACCGAGTCTATTCAACATAATGGCTGATATGCTATCTATTTTAGTAGGTCGGGCTAAGGATGCGGGGCAGGTTTCGGGCTTGGTTCCGCACCTAGTTGATGGTGGTATATCCATtttgcagtatgctgatgatactatcatctttatggagcatgacttggcgaaAGTAAGGAACATGAAGCTTGTGTTGTGCTTATTTGAGCAATTGTCTGGActcaagattaacttccataagagcGAACTGTTTTGCTTTGGAAGAGCTAGTGAGGACCAGGAGGCGTATAAGCAATTGTTCGGATGTGAGTTGGGTTCGCTACtgtacttaggtatacccattcatcatcgtaagctgacgaacaaggagtggaagtgcatcgaggatcgtttTGAAAAGAAACTAAGCTGTTGGAAAGcgaagctcatgtcatatggaggtcgattaattctgattaattcggtCCTCACCAGTATGCCCATGTTTCTTTTATCTTTTTGAGGTCCCGGTGGGAGTCAGGAAGAGGTTAGACTTTTATCGATCCCGATTCTTTTGGCAGAATGATGAGTTGAAACGAAAGTATAGGCttgccaaatgggatatcatctgtaggccgaaggaccaaggcggtctaggcattgaaaatctagagatcaagaatagatgtctccttagcaagtggcttTTTAAACTTTCGTCCGAGACAGAGGCTACTTGGGCTCAGATTCTGCGTAATAAGTATCTTCAGTCAAAAACTTTGGCTCAGGTGACTGTGCGCCCGACTGATTCACCGTTTTGGAAAGGGTTGATGAGAGTCAAGCCCCTCTTCTTTAACAGGGTAAAAATCTTAGTCGGTGATGGGGCTAGTacgaggttctgggaggatacgtggctaggGGAGACGCCTCTGGCACTTCAATATCCTACTCTATATAACATTGTTCAACGTCGAGAAGCATACGTTGCAACTGTCTTACAGTCCACGCCTCTCAATATTAGCTTCCGGAGGACGCTAGTAGGCGATCGTTGGGAGGCATGGCTTCATCTTGTACGAAGGCTGATGGATGTCCAGCTGTCTCAGCAGCCAGATAGATTGTTTTGGAAACTGACTAAGGACGGCAGGTtctcggtcaaatccatgtatctggatgtcatAAACACTGGCCCTACTTCGAATTCAGTCAGTGGCCAGATGCATTGTAAGCAATTCCAGTCCCAGCTGAGAGAATttctcatttttttgtttatacCGAGCCAAAACATAGAATTTCCATTGAAGAAGGAAGTAAGGATGCTAGCCGGAGAATCAAGAAATAAATACTTCCCATTCCGATTCTTTTCCGAATTAAGCGAGTTAAAAACAAGGGGATCAGAAGAACAAACAATAAGAATGAGGGATTGAAGTCCGTTTCCTTCGTATCGTATTTCAACGGATCGGGTGAAAAAGCAAAGGAGAAAGAGGATCTCCTTGCCTCAAACCTCTGAAAGTAGAGAAATATTCTCGCCAATCTCCATTCATATTCACACACACTTTGCCTCCTTCCACTGCTTGTCTAATCCAATCTATCCACCTGTCAGGGAAAGTGTTGAATATCCAAGAAAAATGAAGGCTGGCAACGCGCCCTCCCTTCTGCTACCAATCAAAGCATGGAACTAAATCTCCTATTTTTCCAAGTGAAAGCCGGGCTGGTAACATCAAAAGTGCGGGTTTCCGAAGATGGAATGTCTAATGTTTTTTCGCCTGGGGAATTAATCGGACTATTGCGAGCGGAACGAGCAGGGCGAGCTTTGGATGAATCGATCTATTATCGGTTCAGTGAGGGCGACCGCGAAAGTCACCGAATGGGTTCGGTCCGTCTTTTCCTGATCTTTGTTTGTCCAGTGGGTTTCTCTTGCTGAATGGTGGTAAAACACCAGCTTTCATTCCTCACTGCAAGCTACTCCTTTTGCTGCTTTTTCTCACTCTTTGCCTGGGCCAACGATAGATTAGTCTCTGGGTCGGTCAAGTGATAAATTGGCGAGATTAGTTAAGGAAACTGGGACTTCTGATTGTTCGCGAGGGATGGCTGAATAACCTACTTTGCTTTCCATTTAGGGAATCTATATTCTGTTTACTGAATCACATGAAATTCTAGGGAACTCCATTCCGCTGTTCTGAAATCAAATAGGAAACGGATGGCGCTTGAGTTTTTGATCTCGCAAGCAAGGAAATCTATCTTTATTCCGTGGGTCA
This window encodes:
- the LOC119296201 gene encoding bidirectional sugar transporter SWEET16-like; this encodes MADPSFFVGIVGNIISILVFTSPIATFRRVVRNKSTEEFRWLPYVTTLLYTSLWAFYGLLKPGGLLLITVNAAGAALQATYVALYLAYAPRDTKVKMAKVVVGVNICFFAAVVLVGLVALHGAVRLFAVGVLCSALTIAMYAAPMAAMRTVVKTRSVEYMPFSLSFLFLNGGIWSVYSLLVKDYFIGIPNAMGFVMGTAQLALYMAYRNKKKLVALKEEDEEKGVVHLMGQVELGQTKVPSLKKGLSLPMPSSLPSPLHGFGNLIKALSATPLELQSVLNQHERVGAKEEHHDDDEEHAYSSK